ATATGTGTCATTGATTTGTTTAAATTTATCAATATCAAAACACAACAAAGCAAAGGATTTTTTTGTTTCAATATAGCGACTAATCACATCACGTATAGCACGACGATTTAATAAGCCAGTAAGATCATCATGCATTGCCATATAACGTAATTCTTTGGTTCTAATTTCGAGCAGATTTTCAATTCGTTGTTTATCTCGAGTAACAACAGAAGTTAGTGCCGCAATCAGCATTGAAATCGTTAAAATACCAAAAAATAACCAGATCAACGTGAGTCTTTGATATTCGTTTAATTTATTGTCAGCTTTATATTCAATTTTCCAAAGCCGATTTTCGATTTTTACGCTAGTTGTATAATCAACTCCTTTAAAATTATTCCATGTACTGCTTTGGTACATGATAGGATCATCACCTGCATCAAATCCCGTATCAATAATACGAACAACTAATTCCTCACCTAAAGAAGTAGAATTAACTAAGCGATCAAAGTAGCTTGTGATCCTAACTACTCCAACCATTACCCCTTTTAACGATGTTTTATCTGAAGTAAATACTGGGTGATAAACTAGCATGCCTGTTTTCGGAGCAATCTGATCAAGACTGTCTCTTAACAAACGAATTTTATCTGAAACACTCGGCCGCCCCGTTGTTAAAAACTCTTCGACAACAAGATTAAAACGCTCTCTCGATGAATAAAATCCAATTAGAGGTGAGTTTTTCTCATCTCTTGGATAGATATCTGTTGCGATATAAATGGGCTCATGATTTTTCATCACATAACCGTAGGTTTTAGGCTGGTCTTTTGGGACGGTATATAATCGAGCTAAGGGATAATTTTTATGTATTTGTTTAAAATGATCATCAATATCTTTTTCTTCCACTTTCTCCATCCACTGAAGTGAAATAAGACTATTAGAACGATGCAATAATGAATCCGCAAACAAAGGAAACTGAGACCAATCCTTTTTACTGCCTACTTGATAGAAGTTTGCCCCCGCACCTATAAAATCAATATCTTTCTCTATTAACATCGAAAGCAGCGCTGACTGTCTATCTGCTTCTTTATAGAAGTTCTTTTGATTATTATCCAAATCGGATAGATAAACGAACCTCATACTTAATAGACCTAGAGATAGAGCTAACAAAAAACTGGTCATTACATAAAAGTAATTACTCTTAAACACTCTGCTCTCCAACGGTTGATAACCCTTTAATTCTAATAAAATTTTAAAATTTTCGAAACCAAAAGCCTATATTTAATTTTTATTACTCAGATTTGATTCATTCTGTTCAAAATTACATCATTCAGCATATATTAGTCGCTTTGATTGCCCTTCTTTTTATCTCTTATCCCTTGAATATGCTACTATTAGCCACAATTTAGTTAGAAACGTTTGGTGCTAAGCACCCTAGAATATAGAGAATGAATTATGAATTTTGACTTGAATGCTATTCCTTCTACCTTTGATTTAGGACACATTGTCCTGTTCGGTACATCTGCTCTATTTGCATTATTGTACATAACGAAGAAAGGTAAAGCGGTAGAGATCGAAAAAACAGTTGAAGTCGAAAAAATCGTCGAAGTTGAGAAACCTGTAGAAAAAATCGTCGAAATCGAAAAAGTCGTTGAAGTTGAAAAGATCATTGAGAAAATCATCGAAGTTGAGCCAAAAGTAAAAGCATCAACGCCTGAATCTGCTTTACAACTATTGGCTTTATTACAAAAAGAAGCACGTTTTATCGACTTTATGCAAGAAGACCTAAAAGGCTTCGCAGATGCAGAAGTTGGTGCTGCAGCTCGTGTTATTCATGAAGGCGGCCAAAAAGTATTATCTGACTACTTTACTCTTACTCCAGTTCGTACTGAGGAAGAAGAGTCTCGTTTATCTATTCCTGCTGGTTTTAACCCATCGGAAATTCGTCTAACGGGTAATGTAGTTGGTGAAGCTCCATTTAATGGCACATTAATTCACCGTGGTTGGAAAGTTGCGGAAGTGAAGCTACCAAAGCTGGCTGAAGGTTATGACGCAACAATCGTTGCTCCAGCAGAGGTTGAACTGTAATGGAACAAGCTAAATACAGCATTGGTATCGATTTAGGTACAACTCACTGTGTTCTTTCTTATGTGGATTTACATGATGAAGACGCAAGCGTTCAAGTAATGCCAATCCCTCAACTAACCGCCCCAGGTCAAGTTGAAGAAAAATCGCAGCTGCCTTCTTTCATGTATCAAGCACATGAAGCTGAACTATTAGAAGGTGATACAAGCCTTCCTTGGACAACCAAGCCAAACGCAATTGTTGGTAGCATAGCTCGTAACCTTGGAAGCAAAACGCCAATTCGTTTAATTGCGAGTGCGAAAAGTTGGTTATGTCACGGTGGCGTAAA
The Aliivibrio fischeri ATCC 7744 = JCM 18803 = DSM 507 DNA segment above includes these coding regions:
- a CDS encoding sensor domain-containing diguanylate cyclase, producing MFKSNYFYVMTSFLLALSLGLLSMRFVYLSDLDNNQKNFYKEADRQSALLSMLIEKDIDFIGAGANFYQVGSKKDWSQFPLFADSLLHRSNSLISLQWMEKVEEKDIDDHFKQIHKNYPLARLYTVPKDQPKTYGYVMKNHEPIYIATDIYPRDEKNSPLIGFYSSRERFNLVVEEFLTTGRPSVSDKIRLLRDSLDQIAPKTGMLVYHPVFTSDKTSLKGVMVGVVRITSYFDRLVNSTSLGEELVVRIIDTGFDAGDDPIMYQSSTWNNFKGVDYTTSVKIENRLWKIEYKADNKLNEYQRLTLIWLFFGILTISMLIAALTSVVTRDKQRIENLLEIRTKELRYMAMHDDLTGLLNRRAIRDVISRYIETKKSFALLCFDIDKFKQINDTYGHPEGDAVLRHIGHLMSETLGNNAYVSRLGGDEFSIVMKLNSIDELTLISEQIHDLVATSPTVLNDFDIAQTISLGAVLWQGETLEELLKAADQALYQSKAMGRNQVTIRG
- a CDS encoding DUF2760 domain-containing protein — protein: MNFDLNAIPSTFDLGHIVLFGTSALFALLYITKKGKAVEIEKTVEVEKIVEVEKPVEKIVEIEKVVEVEKIIEKIIEVEPKVKASTPESALQLLALLQKEARFIDFMQEDLKGFADAEVGAAARVIHEGGQKVLSDYFTLTPVRTEEEESRLSIPAGFNPSEIRLTGNVVGEAPFNGTLIHRGWKVAEVKLPKLAEGYDATIVAPAEVEL